One genomic region from Strix uralensis isolate ZFMK-TIS-50842 chromosome 5, bStrUra1, whole genome shotgun sequence encodes:
- the AGK gene encoding acylglycerol kinase, mitochondrial isoform X2 translates to MPLKKATVFLNPAACKGKARNLFEKNAAPILHLSGLDVTVVKTDYEGQAKKLLELMENTDLIIIAGGDGTVQEVITGLLRRADEAAFSKIPIGFIPLGKTCTLSHTLYPESTNKVQHIINATLAILKGETVPLDVLQIKGEKEQPVFAVTGLRWGSYRDAGVKVSKYWYFGPLKTKAAHFFSTFKEWPQKHQAALMYLGPTERPPEEPEEKPSRPPLYVRLYRRLWLYWSSRPKEIPQEVTPEDWEELKLSTIELSIATRNRQLDLTRTEDFMDICIEADTVSKGQFVNRGSQKMRDPHMCPEGSQCIQASRCILQLPEGTEGSFGIDNEEYEAMPVEVKLLPRKLRFFCDPRMREQMLHAAVQ, encoded by the exons ATGCCATTGAAGAAAGCAACAGTGTTTCTCAACCCAGCAGCTTGCAAAGG CAAAGCCAGAAACCTTTTTGAAAAGAATGCTGCTCCAATCTTGCACTTATCTGGCTTGGATGTAACTGTGGTTAAG acTGATTATGAGGGACAAGCAAAAAAGCTGCTGGAATTGATGGAAAACACAGATCTGATCATTATTGCAGGAGGAGATGGCACAGTACAAGAG GTCATAACTGGACTTCTCCGCAGAGCAGATGAG GCTGCCTTCAGTAAGATTCCTATAGGATTCATACCTCTTGGAAAGACCTGCACTCTGAGCCACACGCTCTACCCTGAGAGCACGAACAAAGTCCA ACATATTATTAATGCTACATTGGCCATTCTGAAGGGAGAGACAGTTCCGCTTGATGTCTTGCAGATCAAG ggAGAAAAGGAACAGCCTGTGTTTGCAGTGACTGGTTTAAGATGGGGATCTTACAGAGATGCAGGAGTTAAAGTTAGCAA GTACTGGTACTTTGGACCTCTGAAAACCAAAGCAGCTCACTTTTTCAGTACATTTAAG GAATGGCCTCAGAAACATCAAGCTGCTCTCATGTATCTGGGTCCAACTGAGAGACCTCCAGAAGAGCCAGAGGAGAAACCATCCAGACCTCCTTTGTATGTGAGGCTTTACAGGCGACTTTGGTTATACTGGTCATCTCGTCCAAAAG AAATCCCCCAGGAGGTAACCCCAGAGGACTGGGAAGAACTGAAGCTATCCACCATTGAGCTTTCCATTGCAACTCGGAACAGACAGCTTGATCTGACC CGCACTGAAGACTTCATGGATATTTGCATTGAAGCAGATACTGTCAGCAAAGGGCAGTTTGTAAACAGAGG AAGTCAAAAGATGCGTGATCCACATATGTGCCCCGAAGGCAGTCAGTGCATCCAAGCCAGCagatgcatcttgcagcttcCAGAG GGCACTGAGGGATCCTTTGGCATTGATAATGAGGAGTATGAAGCTATGCCTGTGGAGGTGAAGCTGTTACCCCGGAAACTCCGGTTCTTCTGTGATCCCAGAATGAGAGAGCAGATGCTCCATGCAGCAGTACAATGA